One window from the genome of Pedobacter schmidteae encodes:
- a CDS encoding TetR/AcrR family transcriptional regulator: MVETDKKRDVIIEGAIKRFIHYGINKTTMNEIAEDLSVSKPSLYYYFPDKNSLVLGVIEKIFNDYFELVEKDLEAKTSLEDCMAGFVEIRHRFFQKYYMLHLSGGSPDSSLNSDELKGHFMKMHEKNIQFHADIFQAAMDKGELAPAEAYKTAELYLDSLAGITSLCIMHGNKELFPSKKEMKNILERQLSLSSIFIKGLKQQ; this comes from the coding sequence ATGGTAGAGACAGATAAAAAAAGAGATGTAATTATTGAAGGGGCGATAAAACGTTTCATTCATTATGGGATTAACAAAACCACGATGAATGAAATTGCTGAAGATCTTTCGGTATCCAAGCCCTCCCTGTATTATTATTTCCCTGATAAAAACAGCCTCGTGCTGGGTGTGATTGAAAAAATATTCAACGATTATTTTGAACTTGTAGAAAAAGATCTGGAGGCAAAAACGTCACTGGAAGACTGCATGGCTGGTTTTGTGGAGATCAGACATCGTTTTTTTCAAAAGTATTATATGTTGCACCTGTCGGGCGGCAGTCCCGACTCGTCGCTGAACTCAGATGAGCTGAAAGGGCACTTTATGAAAATGCACGAAAAAAACATACAGTTTCATGCCGACATATTTCAAGCTGCGATGGACAAAGGGGAGCTTGCCCCTGCCGAAGCCTACAAAACTGCTGAGCTGTATTTAGACAGCCTTGCCGGAATCACCTCGCTATGTATCATGCATGGCAACAAAGAATTGTTTCCAAGTAAAAAAGAAATGAAAAATATCCTGGAAAGACAGCTGAGCCTTTCAAGTATATTCATTAAAGGATTAAAACAACAATAG
- a CDS encoding RNA polymerase sigma factor, with the protein MTKNEFNLQLHDHSGSLQSFALNFTKDIEDANDLVQDTMLKAVTYYGKFKEGTNLKGWLFTIMKNTFINNYRRLVKTNALITKSDDISSANLHYSATKNTSESKFVIGDIHKALSMLQPEYYVPFVKYFEGYKYHEIAEMLEIPIGTVKTRIHVARQILKKYLKTYSKDILGAEMV; encoded by the coding sequence ATGACAAAAAATGAGTTCAACTTACAATTACACGACCATTCAGGATCTTTACAGTCGTTTGCCTTAAACTTCACGAAAGACATTGAAGATGCGAATGATTTGGTGCAGGACACCATGTTGAAGGCGGTTACCTATTACGGTAAATTTAAAGAAGGAACCAATTTGAAGGGATGGTTGTTTACAATTATGAAGAACACCTTCATTAATAATTACAGGCGTTTGGTAAAAACAAATGCGTTGATTACAAAGTCGGATGATATTTCGTCTGCAAACCTGCATTATAGTGCCACAAAAAATACCAGTGAAAGTAAATTTGTAATTGGTGATATCCATAAAGCATTGTCAATGTTGCAACCTGAATACTATGTTCCTTTTGTGAAATATTTTGAGGGATATAAATATCATGAGATTGCCGAAATGCTGGAGATTCCAATAGGAACAGTGAAAACAAGGATCCATGTCGCTCGTCAAATCCTTAAAAAATACCTGAAAACCTATTCAAAAGATATTCTTGGAGCAGAAATGGTGTAA
- a CDS encoding TolC family protein has protein sequence MNTIIKQIKVVPVLLLGLLLSNTVNAQQVLTLKETLNYALQNSTKVRKAKLDIDGGKYKTEEIRALALPQITGNAGLTYNPIIGQLVANFGDKPQSIKLGQTWNSSAGIQLSQQLFNQTVFTGLQAARSSEEYYNLTAQYSEEQIIELVANNYYQVLVNRQQLNVVDNNIKNVKATEKIIANQYENGLAKKIDVDRIRVKLTNLQTQREQTLNFITQLENQLKFAMGMPVSTEITLPKTELTEVTRLPQFTDSVALSNRTEIKIVDIQDKLLSLQRKAYVSEYYPSLALTGNYTYSSQSGGFDFLSSNRTAIGFGSSAVGLTLRVPIFNGFQTRSKIRQADVDIRKSKEDRRELTNSLNMAYENAKIQLRNSLNTITAQKQNVGLAEEIYKSTQNNYNNGLANLTDLLDTETSLTEAQNSYNQALLNYKIAEIQLIKSNGNIKSLL, from the coding sequence ATGAACACAATAATTAAACAGATAAAAGTAGTTCCGGTATTATTACTGGGATTGTTGTTATCAAATACAGTAAATGCCCAGCAAGTGCTGACGTTGAAAGAGACGTTGAACTATGCTTTACAAAATAGCACAAAAGTGCGTAAGGCAAAACTCGACATCGATGGTGGAAAGTACAAAACGGAAGAAATAAGGGCCCTGGCTTTGCCACAAATTACAGGTAATGCTGGCTTGACTTACAACCCGATTATTGGTCAGTTGGTCGCAAATTTTGGCGACAAGCCTCAATCTATAAAATTAGGACAAACCTGGAACTCATCTGCCGGGATCCAGCTTTCTCAGCAATTGTTTAACCAAACGGTTTTTACAGGTCTGCAGGCTGCAAGATCAAGCGAGGAATATTACAACCTGACCGCCCAATATAGCGAAGAACAAATCATTGAACTGGTTGCCAACAATTATTATCAGGTATTGGTAAACAGACAACAATTAAATGTGGTAGACAACAACATTAAAAATGTAAAAGCCACAGAAAAAATCATTGCTAATCAATATGAAAATGGACTGGCAAAAAAAATTGATGTAGACCGGATCAGGGTCAAACTTACCAACCTGCAAACACAACGTGAGCAGACATTAAACTTCATTACCCAATTAGAAAATCAGTTAAAATTTGCCATGGGCATGCCGGTAAGTACGGAAATTACCTTACCTAAAACGGAGCTTACAGAAGTAACCCGCTTACCCCAGTTTACTGATTCAGTTGCATTAAGTAACCGAACAGAAATCAAGATTGTAGATATCCAGGACAAATTATTGTCCTTGCAGCGCAAAGCTTATGTATCGGAGTACTACCCTAGCCTGGCTTTAACAGGAAACTACACTTATTCAAGCCAAAGTGGCGGGTTTGACTTCCTGAGTTCTAACCGTACCGCTATTGGCTTTGGCTCATCAGCGGTGGGTCTTACTTTAAGAGTGCCTATCTTTAATGGTTTCCAGACCCGTTCAAAAATCCGTCAGGCCGATGTAGACATCAGAAAGTCTAAGGAAGACAGACGTGAACTTACAAACTCTTTGAATATGGCTTACGAAAATGCTAAAATTCAATTGCGCAACAGTCTAAACACCATTACAGCACAAAAACAAAATGTAGGACTGGCCGAGGAGATCTATAAAAGTACCCAAAACAACTACAACAATGGTCTGGCCAATTTAACAGACCTGCTGGACACCGAAACTTCTTTAACCGAAGCACAAAACAGCTACAACCAGGCGCTATTAAACTATAAAATCGCCGAAATACAATTAATCAAATCAAACGGAAATATAAAATCGCTATTATAA
- a CDS encoding SMP-30/gluconolactonase/LRE family protein: MPSSATPSETSSKANLLLDSRCMLGEGAIWDYQAQRLYWVDIELGQLHWLSPSSGISEYSFPGKNISTVVPTSKGALLVALKDGIYDYQLSNHQLTLIQANPENHLTGNRFNDGKCDPSGRFWVGTMGDEQSAALYRVDRDYAIYTMQKGITNSNGIVWSADKKTMYYIDTPTYKVTAYTYNNKTGQISNPRVVINVPKEIGYPDGATIDAEGMLWIAIWGGYCVGRWNPETGELLSKVAVDAKNVTSCAFGSEALDTLYITTARTQQNEEDLKKYPHSGGLFALKPGVKGVKANFFEQQ; the protein is encoded by the coding sequence ATGCCCAGTTCAGCCACCCCTTCCGAAACATCATCAAAGGCCAATCTATTACTCGATTCCCGTTGCATGCTGGGGGAAGGAGCCATATGGGATTACCAGGCACAGCGACTATACTGGGTAGACATTGAACTGGGCCAGTTGCATTGGCTCAGTCCTTCATCAGGCATCAGCGAATATTCGTTTCCAGGAAAAAATATCAGCACTGTTGTCCCGACAAGCAAAGGAGCACTTTTAGTAGCCTTAAAAGATGGAATTTACGATTACCAGCTATCTAACCATCAACTGACGCTTATTCAGGCCAATCCGGAAAACCATTTGACCGGCAACCGCTTTAACGATGGTAAATGCGACCCTTCGGGACGCTTTTGGGTTGGCACCATGGGAGATGAACAATCGGCAGCTTTATATCGGGTAGACCGCGACTACGCTATATATACCATGCAAAAAGGAATCACCAATTCCAACGGGATTGTATGGTCGGCCGACAAAAAAACAATGTATTATATAGATACCCCCACCTATAAAGTTACAGCCTACACATACAACAATAAAACAGGACAAATATCCAACCCCCGCGTGGTGATCAATGTTCCAAAAGAAATAGGTTATCCGGATGGCGCTACCATTGATGCCGAAGGAATGTTATGGATTGCCATATGGGGAGGCTACTGCGTAGGCAGATGGAATCCTGAAACCGGCGAGCTGCTCAGCAAAGTAGCGGTTGACGCAAAAAATGTGACCTCCTGTGCATTTGGGAGCGAAGCGTTAGACACCCTTTACATCACCACCGCACGCACACAACAAAACGAAGAAGATTTAAAAAAATATCCGCACAGCGGCGGGCTTTTTGCATTAAAGCCTGGGGTAAAAGGTGTCAAAGCAAATTTCTTTGAACAACAATAA
- the murB gene encoding UDP-N-acetylmuramate dehydrogenase, with protein MSILQENVSLKPYNTFGVAVRAAFFAEVFAAADLKVLFDMSVVQLQPLLVLGGGSNLLFTKDFDGLVVKLSIPGISARVEGDEVFVTAGAGVVWNDFVNYCVEHGFAGVENLTLIPGTVGAAPIQNIGAYGVELKDVFYSCTAYEIATGQERMFDFDDCKFGYRDSVFKNELKGKYIITSVCFKLSKTAKINTQYGAIQAELAHRKIDTPGIADISRVVADIRVSKLPDPSTIGNAGSFFKNPVVVSSLADEVILKFPDAVWYPAPNDKIKFAAGWLIEQCGFKGKVVGQTGTWKNQALVLVNHGAATGQEVYSFSEEIINTVYAKFGVLLEREVNVL; from the coding sequence ATGTCAATTTTACAGGAAAACGTATCCCTTAAACCATACAATACATTTGGCGTTGCCGTTCGCGCTGCTTTTTTTGCCGAGGTGTTTGCTGCGGCCGATTTAAAAGTGCTTTTTGACATGTCTGTGGTGCAGCTGCAACCTTTATTGGTGTTGGGTGGGGGAAGCAACCTGTTGTTTACCAAAGATTTTGATGGTTTGGTTGTGAAGCTGAGTATTCCCGGTATTTCTGCCCGGGTCGAGGGTGATGAGGTATTTGTGACAGCGGGGGCCGGGGTAGTATGGAATGATTTTGTGAATTATTGCGTTGAACATGGTTTTGCCGGGGTCGAGAATTTAACTCTTATTCCCGGAACGGTTGGTGCTGCGCCTATTCAAAATATAGGCGCTTATGGCGTAGAGCTGAAAGATGTTTTTTATTCCTGTACAGCGTATGAAATTGCTACGGGACAGGAACGGATGTTTGATTTTGACGATTGCAAATTTGGTTATCGCGACAGTGTTTTTAAAAATGAACTGAAGGGGAAGTACATCATTACTTCGGTGTGTTTTAAGTTGAGCAAAACAGCAAAAATAAATACTCAATATGGCGCCATACAGGCTGAGCTGGCACATAGAAAAATTGATACACCAGGCATCGCCGATATCTCGCGCGTGGTAGCCGATATCAGGGTAAGCAAGCTGCCCGATCCGTCTACGATAGGCAATGCCGGAAGCTTTTTTAAGAACCCGGTTGTAGTAAGTTCCCTGGCAGATGAAGTGATTTTGAAGTTCCCGGATGCCGTATGGTATCCTGCCCCAAATGATAAAATTAAATTTGCAGCAGGCTGGCTTATAGAGCAATGTGGTTTTAAAGGGAAGGTGGTAGGGCAGACCGGTACCTGGAAAAATCAGGCCTTGGTGTTGGTCAACCATGGTGCCGCAACAGGACAGGAAGTGTATAGTTTTTCAGAAGAAATTATCAATACGGTATATGCAAAATTTGGTGTGCTTCTGGAAAGAGAAGTAAATGTTCTTTAA
- a CDS encoding TetR/AcrR family transcriptional regulator: MENQDKKKGIIIEAALKRFAHYGLSKTTMTEIAKDVSFSKALLYYYFPDKLSLYVSTIEHLMQIISRDLVKSIDKTSTSTEGIYKLLQKRQFFIQKYYTLMESTQVIANELPDDLHEKFSKARAFETIIIGSLFTRGVASGELEIEDPKLTTEIFLDALSGIHFNIMSKDKNIFPEKEQFKKIFLKEKVFAEIFLQGLKPKTV, from the coding sequence ATGGAAAATCAGGATAAAAAGAAAGGGATCATTATTGAAGCTGCACTGAAGCGATTTGCTCATTATGGTTTATCCAAAACCACTATGACCGAAATAGCAAAGGATGTATCCTTCTCTAAAGCATTACTTTATTATTATTTTCCTGATAAACTGAGCCTTTATGTCAGCACCATAGAACATCTGATGCAGATTATTAGCCGCGACCTGGTCAAATCTATCGACAAAACCAGTACCTCTACCGAAGGCATCTATAAGTTACTTCAAAAAAGACAATTCTTCATTCAGAAATATTATACCTTGATGGAATCCACACAGGTTATTGCAAATGAACTGCCCGACGACCTCCACGAAAAGTTCAGCAAAGCCCGGGCATTTGAAACCATCATCATCGGATCTTTGTTTACCCGTGGTGTGGCCAGCGGCGAACTGGAGATAGAAGATCCTAAACTGACTACAGAAATTTTCCTCGACGCCCTGTCGGGTATACACTTCAATATCATGTCCAAAGACAAAAACATTTTCCCTGAAAAAGAGCAGTTTAAAAAGATCTTTTTAAAGGAAAAAGTTTTTGCAGAGATCTTCCTGCAAGGTTTAAAACCAAAAACAGTATAA
- a CDS encoding efflux RND transporter periplasmic adaptor subunit, whose protein sequence is MKRGIITVLVIILALGGIALVLSNNKKKNEAKTAFIAKGGGAVAVRVATVEKKVVDLDFSANGTFAPKQELEFLSEYAGRVSKILVDEGDRVSKGQVLARIDAEIINTDTETAAATYQNALKDEARYASSFKTGGVTQQQLDQAKLATQNAKLRLQASQRKSNDANIKSPISGIINKRYIEVGAFLNTQGTKLFEIVDVSKLKLKVNVNESQVANLKLGDKLTIRSSVFPTETFSGRVTFIAPKADASLNFPIEIEVDNNVKNELRAGMYGTAVFNFPKQAPGILVPRTSFVGSVSSNQVFVLDQASNTSKVRKVISGRILGDAVEILEGLKEGETVITSGQINLADGTEVSIVK, encoded by the coding sequence ATGAAAAGAGGAATAATTACAGTCTTGGTAATCATACTTGCCCTGGGAGGAATAGCCCTGGTACTGAGCAATAACAAAAAGAAGAACGAGGCCAAAACTGCCTTTATTGCAAAAGGCGGGGGTGCTGTAGCTGTTCGGGTGGCCACAGTAGAGAAAAAAGTAGTAGATCTTGATTTCAGTGCCAATGGTACCTTTGCCCCTAAACAGGAATTAGAATTTTTATCTGAATATGCAGGTAGGGTAAGCAAAATCCTGGTTGATGAAGGCGATCGCGTATCTAAAGGACAGGTTTTAGCACGTATTGATGCCGAAATCATCAATACAGATACAGAAACTGCAGCAGCGACCTATCAAAATGCTTTGAAAGATGAAGCCAGATATGCCAGCTCATTTAAAACCGGTGGCGTAACCCAGCAACAACTGGATCAAGCCAAACTGGCCACTCAAAATGCAAAATTACGCCTGCAGGCTTCACAAAGAAAATCAAATGATGCCAATATCAAATCACCGATTAGCGGTATCATCAACAAAAGATACATTGAAGTTGGTGCATTTTTAAACACTCAGGGAACTAAACTATTTGAAATTGTTGATGTTTCTAAATTGAAGTTAAAAGTAAATGTGAACGAATCGCAGGTAGCTAACCTTAAACTGGGCGACAAGCTAACGATTAGATCTTCTGTTTTCCCAACAGAAACATTTAGCGGACGGGTAACATTTATTGCACCTAAAGCAGATGCCAGCTTAAACTTCCCTATTGAGATTGAAGTAGACAACAATGTTAAAAACGAACTTAGAGCCGGCATGTATGGTACAGCAGTGTTCAACTTCCCTAAACAAGCACCTGGAATTTTGGTTCCACGTACCTCTTTTGTGGGTAGTGTAAGCAGCAACCAGGTATTTGTTTTAGACCAGGCCAGCAACACTTCTAAAGTACGCAAGGTAATTTCGGGCCGTATTTTGGGTGATGCAGTTGAGATTCTGGAAGGATTAAAAGAAGGAGAAACTGTAATTACAAGCGGACAGATCAACCTGGCTGATGGTACTGAGGTTAGTATCGTAAAATAA
- a CDS encoding SusC/RagA family TonB-linked outer membrane protein: MGFKIHIGNGAGVLFRAVTFRAGARGAFVLPLSCLIVINLFNAQASAAGYSRAAVSNMSHAHVVGNAVFNAENIALQAISVSGTVTDDNGVPLPGVAVRVLGTSLATATDGNGRYQFKDLAEGAVLSFKMIGYIAQEVKVTRAQINVSLQTDIKTLNEVVITDGYRVTTLAANTSAISSIKGNVTENKPYSTFGQVLQGQIAGLVAPSTSGQPGANVDIRIRGLGSLSLNSNPLIVIDGMIVNSGKLGYNSTTANALAGLNQNDIDSYDVLKDAAATALYGSRGANGVILITTKRGKSGKTQIRVDAEYGSSKAMDNPDAGKALNADDYAVLFREALTNAGNTPAQVDAAALSYGLNSGKSNNWYDLVTRTGRQQQYNVSMNGGTEKTKLFASAGYFQQEATTIASDLKRISGLFNFDHEISKRFQFTGGINFSNVGQNTPYGTQFSGSPTWASRVLRPFQLAYNDDGSINTATSGNTNFPGVYNPLWIAAHDNKYLSQTRVLGNTKLKWNIWDKLNYTSYLSIDYNTLEETLFLNPVMGDGAGLKGRSKNYYTRYFNWLARNQVDYRYDINGQQDFYVTAALGYEAQRSKEYLLAADGYGFPSAQSELTALTNAATPNGTFGQYSNYTFNSVYALADVNFKNKYALSASVRRDGSSRFPTKNQDAYFYSVGGTWNVHQEDFFKKQHIMSSLKLRSSYGTTGNANMTNYSWVPQASYSSAYSYAGYTGQQYTTSGNIDLRWETSKKFDAGIDMGFADDRFMLTVDYYYNNIYGLIRNVPTSLTTGFSSVGKNIGAMANKGWEFTLKGDLLRLNDFKWYTNLNAAFNKNEITRLPANTPLQNGSFYLKEGYGFNVYYMKEFAGVDPQNGDALFYVDESRAATTNRIADAKLILQDKQAIPKVTGGFNNTFSYKGVSLSVDVNYNLGYWVTSAADIYFTNASQYLFNKYQYIFDHRWTTVGQVTDVPKYATNANNDPSTSTYRLYRGDHIRLRNISLGYDFKNIALFKQLGLSKVFVYGRATNLGTITFDKRLPIDPEVGYSGFDDQDMLQYKTFTFGINVGL, from the coding sequence ATGGGTTTTAAAATTCATATTGGAAATGGGGCTGGTGTCCTGTTCCGCGCAGTCACTTTCAGGGCGGGGGCTCGTGGTGCCTTTGTGCTCCCCTTGTCTTGTTTAATTGTGATCAATTTGTTTAACGCTCAGGCTTCGGCCGCAGGCTACTCTCGTGCCGCTGTTTCCAATATGTCTCATGCCCATGTTGTAGGTAATGCTGTTTTTAATGCCGAAAATATTGCGTTGCAGGCGATCAGTGTAAGTGGTACGGTGACAGATGATAATGGTGTTCCTTTGCCTGGTGTGGCGGTTAGGGTGTTGGGGACTTCCCTTGCCACGGCCACTGATGGAAATGGCCGTTACCAGTTTAAAGACCTTGCGGAGGGGGCTGTACTTAGCTTTAAAATGATCGGCTACATTGCACAGGAAGTAAAAGTAACCAGGGCCCAGATTAATGTGAGTTTACAAACAGATATCAAGACATTGAACGAGGTGGTCATTACCGACGGTTACCGGGTTACCACGCTTGCGGCCAACACCAGTGCCATTAGCTCCATTAAGGGGAATGTGACCGAAAATAAACCGTATTCTACGTTCGGGCAGGTGTTGCAGGGGCAAATAGCAGGTTTAGTGGCACCAAGCACCAGCGGACAACCGGGGGCTAATGTGGATATCCGGATCAGGGGGCTGGGCTCGCTGTCGCTAAACTCTAATCCACTGATTGTAATTGACGGAATGATTGTAAACTCGGGGAAACTGGGTTACAACTCTACCACGGCCAATGCATTGGCTGGGTTAAACCAAAATGATATTGATAGCTATGATGTGCTTAAAGATGCTGCAGCGACAGCTTTGTATGGTTCCAGGGGCGCTAATGGGGTAATCCTGATTACCACTAAAAGAGGAAAAAGTGGCAAAACACAGATCCGGGTAGATGCAGAGTATGGCTCTTCGAAAGCAATGGATAATCCGGATGCCGGTAAGGCGCTAAATGCGGATGACTATGCGGTGCTGTTCAGGGAAGCCCTGACCAACGCTGGTAATACGCCTGCCCAGGTAGACGCCGCTGCATTAAGCTATGGATTAAATAGTGGGAAAAGTAACAATTGGTATGATCTGGTCACCAGAACGGGCAGGCAGCAACAATACAATGTGAGTATGAACGGAGGAACGGAAAAGACAAAACTCTTTGCTTCTGCCGGCTATTTTCAACAAGAGGCAACTACCATTGCTTCTGATTTAAAAAGAATATCAGGCTTGTTTAATTTCGACCACGAGATTAGTAAAAGATTTCAATTTACCGGAGGGATTAATTTCTCAAATGTAGGGCAGAATACGCCCTACGGGACTCAGTTTTCGGGTAGCCCAACCTGGGCGTCGCGTGTTTTAAGGCCTTTTCAACTGGCTTATAACGACGATGGTTCGATTAATACTGCTACATCGGGAAATACTAATTTTCCGGGCGTTTATAATCCTTTGTGGATTGCAGCTCACGACAATAAATATTTGTCCCAAACTCGTGTATTGGGCAACACCAAACTCAAATGGAACATATGGGATAAATTAAATTATACCAGTTATCTCAGTATCGACTACAATACGCTGGAAGAAACCTTGTTTCTGAATCCGGTGATGGGTGATGGGGCAGGACTTAAAGGACGTAGTAAAAATTATTATACCCGTTACTTTAACTGGTTGGCACGTAACCAGGTAGATTATCGCTATGACATCAATGGTCAGCAGGATTTTTATGTAACCGCTGCTTTAGGATATGAGGCCCAGCGCTCTAAGGAGTATTTGCTGGCTGCCGATGGTTATGGTTTTCCTTCTGCGCAATCTGAATTGACGGCGCTCACTAATGCGGCCACGCCGAATGGAACTTTTGGCCAGTACAGCAATTATACTTTTAATTCGGTGTATGCGCTTGCTGATGTGAATTTTAAAAATAAATATGCTTTAAGTGCTTCTGTAAGAAGAGACGGCTCGTCCAGGTTTCCGACCAAAAATCAGGATGCCTATTTTTATTCTGTAGGCGGTACCTGGAATGTGCATCAGGAAGACTTCTTTAAAAAGCAGCATATCATGTCTTCTTTAAAACTAAGATCGTCTTACGGTACTACAGGTAATGCCAATATGACCAATTATTCGTGGGTGCCGCAGGCAAGCTATAGTAGTGCTTATAGTTATGCTGGTTATACCGGTCAGCAATACACTACCAGTGGTAATATCGATTTACGCTGGGAAACCTCCAAAAAATTTGATGCCGGTATAGATATGGGATTTGCGGATGACAGGTTTATGCTTACCGTTGACTACTATTATAACAACATTTATGGACTGATCCGCAATGTTCCTACTTCGCTGACTACAGGCTTTTCTTCGGTAGGTAAAAATATTGGTGCCATGGCCAATAAGGGCTGGGAGTTTACCCTGAAGGGCGACTTGTTGAGGCTGAACGACTTTAAATGGTATACCAACCTTAACGCAGCTTTCAATAAAAATGAAATTACCCGCTTGCCTGCCAATACACCTTTGCAAAATGGCTCATTCTATTTGAAAGAGGGTTATGGCTTTAATGTCTACTATATGAAAGAATTTGCCGGGGTAGATCCTCAGAATGGCGATGCTTTATTTTATGTAGATGAAAGCCGTGCTGCAACAACCAATAGAATTGCCGATGCAAAATTGATTTTACAGGATAAACAGGCGATCCCTAAGGTGACAGGTGGTTTCAATAATACTTTTTCTTATAAAGGGGTGAGTTTAAGTGTGGATGTGAACTATAACCTGGGGTATTGGGTAACCAGTGCTGCCGATATTTATTTTACCAATGCCTCTCAGTACCTGTTTAATAAGTATCAGTATATTTTTGATCACAGGTGGACAACAGTTGGCCAGGTGACGGATGTTCCTAAGTATGCAACAAATGCCAACAATGATCCTTCTACAAGTACTTATCGTTTATACCGTGGTGATCATATTCGTTTGAGGAACATTAGCCTGGGTTATGATTTTAAGAACATTGCCTTGTTTAAGCAATTGGGGCTGAGCAAAGTTTTTGTTTACGGAAGGGCAACCAATTTGGGGACCATAACTTTTGACAAGCGATTGCC